In Megalopta genalis isolate 19385.01 chromosome 16, iyMegGena1_principal, whole genome shotgun sequence, the following are encoded in one genomic region:
- the LOC117227559 gene encoding protein Loquacious isoform X1 yields MSNIKTPISILQEKLIKCANSLPVYTEIASTVEFQETKFTIQCSWNEYKVKGVGTSKKEAKQSAAQEMINLLCSKAIISIPCATTGNEKRDETPSNSECNLQSSMNSSNSSASSQGAFVNYVGSLMEFCVANKLPEPCFNNVSAIGLPHNFTFTMNCSVGSLCKEGSGNTKKVAKQNAAKEVVQNLKVRNANIVDELCVQYKNLKLIEPTSNTDEMTRMTDIYMKIRKVIATSTKHLLVKDYHLALMDKCKNILETQKRDLELGHVMQRCYTEDISVIKSIIKNIFDIPVKTVQIRSKNHKQCIVGIQLRIVPPILQIGVSATFEQAEQAALRKLVEYIIIFMK; encoded by the exons ATGAGTAACATTAAGACGCCTATATCAATTTTACAAGAAAAACTTATAAAATGTGCTAATTCTTTACCTGTGTACACAGAAATTGCTTCTACAGTTGAATTTCAAGAAACTAAATTTACTATTCAATGTAGTTGGAATGAATATAAGGTAAAAGGTGTGGGAACCAGCAAAAAAGAAGCTAAACAAAGTGCTGCACaagaaatgatcaatttattaTGTTCAAAAGCTATAATATCCATTCCATGTGCAACAACTGGAAATGAGAAAAGAGATGAAACACCTTCTAATTCAGAATGTAATTTGCAAAGTTCTATGAACTCAAGTAATTCTTCTGCATCTTCACAAGGAGCATTTGTAAATTATGTGGGGTCTTTAATG GAATTTTGTGTTGCAAATAAGTTACCAGAGCCTTGTTTCAATAATGTTTCCGCAATTGGATTACCTCATAATTTTACATTTACAATGAATTGCTCTGTTGGTTCTCTATGCAAAGAAGGGTCTGGAAACACAAAGAAAGTTGCCAAACAGAATGCAGCTAAAGAAGTTGTACAAAATTTAAAGGTTCGTAATGCAAATATTGTAGATGAACTGTGTgtacaatataaaaatttaaagttAATCGAGCCCACATCTAATACTGACGAAATGACCAGAATGACagatatatatatgaaaatCAGAAAAGTAATTGCTACATCTACAAAACATTTACTAGTTAAGGATTATCATCTTGCCTTAATggacaaatgtaaaaatattttagaaacgCAGAAGCGTGACTTGGAACTTGGACATGTAATGCAAAGGTGTTACACAGAAGATATATCTGTTATAAAATCcattattaaaaacatttttgACATACCTGTGAAGACTGTTCAAATTCGATCAAAGAATCATAAGCAATGTATAGTTGGAATTCAGTTGAGAATTGTACCTCCGATCCTTCAAATTGGTGTAAGCGCAACTTTTGAACAAGCAGAACAGGCAGCACTACGTAAACTGGTTGAATACATCATTATATTCATGAAATGA
- the LOC117227559 gene encoding protein Loquacious isoform X2, producing the protein MSNIKTPISILQEKLIKCANSLPVYTEIASTVEFQETKFTIQCSWNEYKVKGVGTSKKEAKQSAAQEMINLLCSKAIISIPCATTGNEKRDETPSNSECNLQSSMNSSNSSASSQGAFVNYVGSLMEFCVANKLPEPCFNNVSAIGLPHNFTFTMNCSVGSLCKEGSGNTKKVAKQNAAKEVVQNLKKRRSVTWNLDM; encoded by the exons ATGAGTAACATTAAGACGCCTATATCAATTTTACAAGAAAAACTTATAAAATGTGCTAATTCTTTACCTGTGTACACAGAAATTGCTTCTACAGTTGAATTTCAAGAAACTAAATTTACTATTCAATGTAGTTGGAATGAATATAAGGTAAAAGGTGTGGGAACCAGCAAAAAAGAAGCTAAACAAAGTGCTGCACaagaaatgatcaatttattaTGTTCAAAAGCTATAATATCCATTCCATGTGCAACAACTGGAAATGAGAAAAGAGATGAAACACCTTCTAATTCAGAATGTAATTTGCAAAGTTCTATGAACTCAAGTAATTCTTCTGCATCTTCACAAGGAGCATTTGTAAATTATGTGGGGTCTTTAATG GAATTTTGTGTTGCAAATAAGTTACCAGAGCCTTGTTTCAATAATGTTTCCGCAATTGGATTACCTCATAATTTTACATTTACAATGAATTGCTCTGTTGGTTCTCTATGCAAAGAAGGGTCTGGAAACACAAAGAAAGTTGCCAAACAGAATGCAGCTAAAGAAGTTGTACAAAATTTAAAG aaacgCAGAAGCGTGACTTGGAACTTGGACATGTAA
- the LOC143260648 gene encoding replication protein A 14 kDa subunit-like encodes MERMRVNGRHLAQKVGEEVVLLGIIKNKSSNGTNVEIMTMDGIQVNVTLSVPIDGHAEGYIELRGKLNSKSTMACSYYILLPPDVVHKFDTDQYNHCVNLLNVIQSDANWWELD; translated from the exons ATGGAAAGAATGCGTGTCAACGGTCGGCATTTAGCGCAAAAAGTTGGAGAAGAAGTAGTATTGCTTGGAATTATAAAAAAT AAATCATCAAACGGTACGAATGTAGAAATAATGACAATGGATGGTATTCAAGTTAATGTAACTTTGTCAGTTCCTATCGATGGACATGCAGAAGGATATATAGAATTACGAGGTAAATTAAACTCAAAATCTACAATGGCGTGTAGCTACTATATATTGCTGCCACCTGATGTGGTTCATAAATTTG ATACCGATCAATATAACCATTGCGTTAATTTGTTAAATGTGATACAAAGCGATGCAAATTGGTGGGAATTAGATTAG